One genomic region from Cardiocondyla obscurior isolate alpha-2009 linkage group LG01, Cobs3.1, whole genome shotgun sequence encodes:
- the LOC139106722 gene encoding uncharacterized protein, with product MRRNRSTACHSRHSERRRRPRKGIGRRRSSSTDLGVLYIPDILRGGGGLGKASGVDATTRRYYRAVIADKSIYTNSSQFVGRSGLPIVTGRFVTILFYSGVSKNLLSNFRDCSFTRTRSRVSSARKEGSSRPIREDEQAKEASCISGATLSQRQNSTTPLKQFGKSHDFFT from the exons ATGAGGAGAAACCGAAGTACCGCGTGCCATTCGagacattctgagaggaggaggaggcctcggaaaggcatcgggcGTCGCCGGAGCAGCTCCACG GATCTTGGTGTGCTCTACATCCccgacatcctgagaggaggaggaggcctcggaaaggcatcgggcGTCGACGCAACAACTCGAAG aTATTACCGCGCCGTTATCGCcgataaaagtatttatacgAACAGCAGccagttcgtcggtcgttcggggctgccgatagttaccgggcgttttgttacgattcttttttattcgggagtgtcgaaaaatttgttaagtaattttcgcgattgtagcttcacccggacgcgttcgcgagtttccagtgcgcggaaggagggctcgtcacgtcccatccgagaggatgagcaggccaaggaggcatcctgcatcagcggagcaactcttag cCAACGCCAgaattcaacaactccgctgaagcagtttggtaagtcgcatgacttttttaCGTAG